In Engraulis encrasicolus isolate BLACKSEA-1 chromosome 15, IST_EnEncr_1.0, whole genome shotgun sequence, the following proteins share a genomic window:
- the LOC134464685 gene encoding piggyBac transposable element-derived protein 4-like has protein sequence MGMTKMHCITDYWRQVDLYNFRFPRSVMPCLKFQLINTAIHMSDPDDDAANKAHRGTPEYDCLHKLKPMYTELREACRNNFHPYQHIGVGEREVCSTVQDPQNKYGYKWFVLGDSRCGYMWDFHMNEGRPAMARDEGLSYDCVMELVSTKALGSGYKLYVVDDLNNNSPELFKDLLQQKVWACGTVRPNCKGFPTNRPGSLDKKSPRGAIRWIREDPLLFVQWRDKYDGHMCSTMHQAHAGQTIQRKVKGANGMWSTQNIPVPPAVKDYIKRGDEADLSDVVTRYYNLPAISRKWYRSLFFDLIDIAIVNAFVLHREMIAQSKKGETPKTQKAFREELVEQLAKAGSPATRFATAPPSSSSAPVGGMHLPVYLGEDATRVRKRCIVCQLKTPISCQSCDLPFCFVSDRNCYHQWHMQNVT, from the exons ATGGGGATGACAAAAATGCATTGCATTACAGACTACTGGAGACAAGTCGATCTGTACAACTTTCGTTTTCCCAG GTCTGTGATGCCCTGCCTGAAGTTCCAGCTCATCAACACGGCGATACACATGAGCGACCCTGACGACGATGCCGCAAACAAGGCGCACAGAGGGACGCCCGAATACGATTGCCTGCACAAGCTCAAGCCCATGTACACGGAGCTGCGGGAGGCTTGCAGGAACAACTTCCATCCCTACCAGCACATCGGTGTaggtgagagagaggtgtgtagcACAGTTCAGGACCCACAAAATAAATATGGTTACAAATGGTTTGTCCTCGGTGACTCCAGATGCGGCTACATGTGGGATTTCCATATGAATGAGGGGAGACCTGCGATGGCGAGAGACGAAGGCCTCAGTTACGACTGTGTGATGGAGCTGGTGTCCACCAAGGCTCTGGGCTCAGGATATAAACTGTATGTTGTGGACGATTTGAACAACAACAGCCCAGAACTCTTCAAGGACCTCCTGCAGCAAAAGGTCTGGGCCTGTGGGACCGTCAGGCCCAACTGCAAGGGCTTCCCTACAAACAGGCCCGGCTCGCTCGACAAGAAGTCTCCACGAGGCGCTATCAGGTGGATCCGGGAAGACCccctgttgtttgtgcagtggAGAGACAAATACGATGGGCACATGTGCTCCACCATGCACCAGGCCCACGCAGGGCAGACTATCCAACGGAAGGTGAAGGGCGCCAATGGGATGTGGTCGACCCAGAACATCCCGGTTCCGCCAGCAGTCAAAGACTACATCAAACGCGGGGACGAGGCCGACCTCTCGGACGTCGTCACCCGCTACTACAATCTCCCGGCCATCAGCAGGAAGTGGTACCGATCCCTGTTCTTCGACTTAATAGACATCGCAATCGTCAACGCCTTCGTTCTGCACAGGGAGATGATTGCCCAGAGCAAGAAAGGGGAAACGCCCAAAACCCAGAAGGCCTTCCGGGAGGAGCTGGTGGAGCAGCTGGCGAAGGCTGGGTCACCCGCCACCCGGTTTGCCACcgcacctccctcctcctcctccgctcccgtTGGCGGCATGCACCTGCCAGTGTACCTTGGTGAAGATGCCACCAGGGTGCGGAAGAGGTGCATCGTGTGCCAACTGAAGACCCCCATCTCGTGCCAGTCTTGTGACCTCCCGTTCTGCTTCGTCTCGGATCGAAACTGCTACCACCAGTGGCACATGCAGAACGTCACCTGA
- the LOC134464686 gene encoding piggyBac transposable element-derived protein 4-like, whose protein sequence is MPEDDVVGVEEPRGQGTDGLKSVEGAGGEVQKPGEDGKAVLDDTEEEDVDVNESEDSRDEDEDPDMECDGDDAGWVPSRQEAEGAGEQEEAPAGSSSSQRKAAGQGLGSTGANEEGATAPWLDESTEDHLPPQPEFQPLRTPGPQIAQLHTALQLFRLFFTDTMLTTVLRNTNKYGAIHHTDQWSDVTLPDLFSYMSMVIYKGLTQLPTSEDYWKRSKPYNLPFPRSVITRKKFTRISTTLCMSDPDDDAANDARRGTLEYDCLQKIKPMYTELRQACKTNFHPYQDIRVDERAMYKLREKKGCKFGYKMFFLTDSRCGYIWDFHMGENRTAFAAGYGLNYHMVMGLLSTEVLGSGYKLYLDSFYNCPELFKDLLQKKIWACGTIGPRCKGFPSTNRPGSLDKKSPRGAIRWIREDPLLFVQWRDNCDVQMCSTMHQAHAGETVQRKVPVNRVNGKWTTEDIPIPPAVKDYNTHMGGADLPDDVIGSFSLRQRSLRWHRTVFFNFMDIAIDNAFILQKWIALSKGETPQTQKVFREDLLIELSEAGSQPTPRLVTPPSSKHGNGMHLPVYFSGDSTLGRKRCCVCRQRTPIMCKVCDRCFCCVPKRNCFTKWHSENLNP, encoded by the exons ATGCCAGAAGACGACGTTGTAGGAGTTGAGGAGCCCAGAGGACAAGGCACAGACGGCCTGAAGAGTgttgaaggagcaggaggagaggtcCAAAAACCAGGAGAAGATGGAAAAGCGGTGTTGGATGAcacggaggaggaagatgtggacGTGAATGAGAGCGAAGATTCCAGGGACGAAGATGAAGACCCAGATATGGAGTG tgatggtgatgatgcagGCTGGGTGCCTTCCAGGCAGGAAGCAGAAGGTGCTGGGGAACAGGAAGAGGCCCCTGCTGGATCTTCATCCTCTCAGAGGAAAGCTGCTGGACAAGGCCTAGGCTCTACAGGTGCTAACGAAGAGGGTGCTACTGCACCCTGGTTGGACGAGAGCACAGAGGACCACCTGCCGCCTCAGCCCGAATTTCAGCCTTTGCGGACGCCTGGCCCACAAATTGCACAATTGCACACTGCACTGCAACTCTTCAGGCTGTTCTTTACTGACACCATGCTGACCACTGTGCTACGAAACACCAACAAATACGGAGCAATTCATCACACTGACCAATGGAGCGACGTCACACTTCCAGACCTTTTTTCATACATGTCCATGGTCATATACAAGGGTTTGACACAGCTACCTACCAGTGAAGACTACTGGAAACGTTCCAAACCATACAACCTGCCTTTTCCCAGGTCCGTGATCACTCGCAAGAAGTTCACACGGATTTCCACGACACTTTGCATGAGCGACCCCGATGACGATGCTGCGAACGATGCGCGGAGAGGAACGCTCGAATATGATTGCCTGCAAAAGATTAAGCCCATGTACACGGAACTGCGGCAGGCTTGCAAGACCAACTTTCATCCCTACCAGGACATCCGTGTGGATGAGAGAGCGATGTACAAACTTCGAGAAAAGAAGGGATGTAAATTTGGTTACAAGATGTTTTTCCTCACGGACTCTCGATGCGGCTACATATGGGATTTCCACATGGGTGAGAACAGAACTGCGTTTGCGGCCGGATATGGCCTCAATTATCACATGGTGATGGGGCTGCTGTCCACGGAAGTTCTGGGCTCAGGGTACAAGCTGTATCTGGACAGTTTTTACAACTGCCCAGAACTCTTCAAGGACCTCTTGCAGAAAAAGATCTGGGCCTGCGGCACCATCGGGCCACGTTGCAAGGGCTTCCCTAGTACAAACAGGCCTGGCTCGCTTGACAAGAAGTCTCCACGAGGTGCCATCAGGTGGATCAGGGAAGACCccctgttgtttgtgcagtggAGAGACAATTGTGATGTGCAAATGTGCTCCACCATGCACCAGGCCCACGCAGGAGAGACCGTCCAAAGGAAGGTACCGGTAAATAGAGTTAATGGGAAGTGGACGACCGAGGACATCCCAATTCCGCCAGCAGTCAAGGACTACAACACGCACATGGGTGGGGCTGACCTCCCGGATGATGTCATTGGCTCCTTCAGCCTCCGGCAAAGAAGCCTGAGGTGGCACAGAACCGTGTTTTTCAACTTCATGGACATCGCAATCGACAATGCCTTTATTCTACAAAAGTGGATTGCCTTGAGCAAAGGGGAAACGCCACAAACCCAGAAGGTATTCCGAGAGGATCTGTTGATTGAGCTGTCAGAAGCTGGATCCCAACCCACCCCCAGGCTCGTAACTCCGCCATCTTCCAAGCACGGCAACGGCATGCACCTGCCAGTATATTTTAGTGGCGATTCCACGCTGGGCCGCAAGAGGTGCTGTGTTTGCCGACAAAGGACCCCCATCATGTGCAAAGTTTGTGACCGCTGCTTCTGCTGTGTTCCAAAGCGAAACTGCTTCACCAAGTGGCACAGTGAGAACTTAAACCCCTAA